The DNA window CGGCGGGGTGCCGGACGCCGTCGATGCCGACGACCTCGACGATGCCGACGACCCCGACGACTCCGACGACCCCGACGACTCCGACGACCCCGACGCCACCGACGACCTCGACGCCGCCGACGACGAGTGGACGCCCGAGGTGTTGGGAACCGTCGCGGAGACGGGCGAGGGCGTCGAGGAGCTGATCGCCGCGTTCGACGCGCACGCGGCCCACCTCCGCGAGTCCGGCGAACTGGCTCGGACCCGGCGGCGGCGGTACGCCGAGGAGATCCGGACGCTGGTGCGCGCGGACGTCGGCGCGCTCGCGGCCGAGGCGATCGAGCGCCGCGGAGGGATCGAGACGCTCGCGGACCGCGTCCGAACGGGGGAGACGGACCCGTACGGCGTCGCGGCCGAGATCGTCGACCCGATCGCGGCGTGTCTCGAGGCCGACGATCCGGACGGGGAGTAGCCGACGACTCCCACGACTTTAAGTCGCCCGCGAACCAACAGTTTTCCATGAGACTCAGGAACCTCGCCGGGACGGCCCTCCTCGGCGTCGGCGCGCTGGCGGCGGCGAACGTCGGGCTCCGCTACGAAGACGAACTGGAATCGCCGCTCGTCGGCGAGGACGGCACCTTCCGCTGGCGCGGCATGGACGTCGCCTACACCGAGGGCGGCGACCCCGAGGACCCCGACCTCGTGCTCCTCCACGGGATCAACGCCGCCGGCTCCGCCGGGGAGTGGCGCGAGGTCTTCGGCGACCTCACCGCCGACCACCACGTCGTCGCGCCCGACCTTCCCGGATACGGGCGGTCGGACCGGCCGCCGCTCCGGTACTCCGCGGCGCTGTACGAGGACTTCGTCGGCGACTTCCTCGCCGAGTTCGACGAGCCCGCCGTGGTCGCCTCGTCGCTGTCGGCGGCGTACGCGGCCGGGGCGCTCGCGGGCGACTCCGCGAGGGAGGACCTCGAGGTGAGCGGGTTCGTCGGCGTCTGTCCCACGGCCGTCGCCGGACCGAGCCCGCCGAAGCCCTGGCTCCGGGAGCTGAT is part of the Halorubrum aethiopicum genome and encodes:
- a CDS encoding alpha/beta fold hydrolase — encoded protein: MRLRNLAGTALLGVGALAAANVGLRYEDELESPLVGEDGTFRWRGMDVAYTEGGDPEDPDLVLLHGINAAGSAGEWREVFGDLTADHHVVAPDLPGYGRSDRPPLRYSAALYEDFVGDFLAEFDEPAVVASSLSAAYAAGALAGDSAREDLEVSGFVGVCPTAVAGPSPPKPWLRELIRSPLVGSAVFNLIASKPSIRYFNADHGYYDPDAPTEEWVDYEWRTSHVENARFAPASFVSGYLNSDVDLAAALADLEVPPTIVWGREADVSPLSDGRELADASGARLVVFDRAALLPHVEHPNRFLETVRESLVAGATA